In the Desulfobulbaceae bacterium DB1 genome, CTGGAGGTCGAAACCGGAAACAAGGTCGTATCCTCGGAAAACTACCTGACCGAACCGGAAGGCAGGAAACGACTGAAGGGCAAAAAAGATTGATACAATTCAGGAAAAAAGCCTGCGCCCTGCCAAATCTCTCAATAATGATACCGGGCCTGGAGGAAATCGATCCGGTCATCGCGGACGAGATAGACAAGGCGGTGTTCCTGGATGAGGCGGCGGGACCAGACGCCGGGGGCAAGATACTTGAGAGGTTCCGGTTTGCCGATGCCGGTGAAGGGATCGCGCATGATGGCCTCGATCAGGTCGAAGGCGCGCAGCGCCACCTTGCGGTCACTCTCAACACAGTGGCGCAGGTCATCACGGAACTCCGGCTGGAAGACGGCCTCGCGGTATTTACTTCTCAATGCCGCTTTCCTGGCGGAGGATTTCCAGTGAAGACGGTTCCCCCTCGCGTTTGAGGGCGCGGTCCAGGGCGGAGAGCAACCTTCCGGCGTTTGCCGGGGAGCGGAGCAAATGGGTTGTTTCAATGAGGCTTTCCAATTCATCGGCCGCAATCATGGCGACACTGCCTCCCTTGCGGCGGCTAATGACGACGATTTCCCGGTTTTCCGTGACCTCGTCGCACAGGCTGGCAAAATTGGCCCGTGCATTGGAATATGTTGTTTGGAGCATGGTGTCCTCCTGGTAGTTATTGTACAGGAATATTGTACAATAAGGTGCTTGCGTCAGCAATGGGTAATATGAAAAATTTCATGGATGGGTCGTAATGATAGAAAAAACTGGAAAACCAGAAGACATGCCTGCTGATTTTGGCGAAGTCATCCTGTATCAATCCGAGGAAGGGAAATCAGCGCTCGATGTCCACCTTAAGGACGAAACCGTCTGGCTGACCTTGAATCAGATTGCTGATCTGTTCGAAAGGGATAAATCCGTTATATCCCGTCATTTTCGCCATGTCTTCCAGAGCGGAGAATTATCAAGGGAAACAACTGTTGCAAAAAATGCAACAGTTCAAAATGAAGGTGACAGGCAAGTAACACGGCAGGTCGAATACTATAATCTGGATGCCATCATCTCCGTGGGCTACAGGGTAAATTCAAAACGCGGCACCCAGTTCCGCATCTGGGCCACCTCCGTCTTAAAAGACCATCTGGTGCGCGGCTATTCGCTCAATCAACAACGGCTGGCGGGAAAAGGCGTGGACGAGGTGCGGCAGGTTTTACGTCTGCTGGCCGGTACGCTGGAAAGTCATAATCTGGTGAGCGATGAAGGCCGGGCGGTGCTGGAGGTTGTCAACCGCTATGCCAGGACCTGGCAGCTTCTTTTGCAGTATGACGAAGATAAACTGCCGGTCCCCGGAACAAAACACGATGTGCGAGCCGCCTTGGAGATCGACCAGGCCAGGCAGGCCATTGTCACCCTGAAAAACGACTTACTGACCAGGGGGGAGGCGACCGACCTTTTCGGCCAGGAACGGGGCCACGGCCTTGCCGGCCTTATCGGCGCGGTGCAGCAGTCATTCGGCGGCCGGGATCTTTATCCGAGTGTTGAGGAAAAGGCGGCCCATCTCCTCTATTTTGTTATCAAGGACCATCCTTTTTCTGATGGCAATAAACGGATCGGCTCCTTTCTCTTCCTGTTGTTTCTCAAAACAAACGGGCTGCTGGAGGGTGGGAATTTCGATAACCGGGCGCTCGTGGCTCTGGCCCTGTTGACTGCGGCCAGCGAATCAGGTCAGAAGGGAATATTGATCCGGCTGATCATGAACCTGATTGCAGAGGAATGATAAAATGTCCCCGCTATCAGGCGGGATGTACAGGAGGAAAATCTCTCATGGCATTTTTACCACACATTTACCCAGGCCATTGGAGCGGCGGATGAAATCAGCGTCAAAGGTGGCGAAATGGCCGCAATCTTTGCAGCATGCAAGATGGAGGGCATCGGCAAAATCAAGCCCTTTACGGGTCCATTCCAAAGCGGAAAATAAGGTGTCAGGATTTTTCGTTTTGACGTTCGTCAGACTGAGGAGTTTTATAAATGCGTCACAGATTTCATTGGACTTAAAACTATATGCAAACCGCAAGACCCATTCAGTTTCGAGAATAACGGTGTCGGAAATAAAAACGGTGTCCTTATCGAAAAGAGCAAAGGCCTTCTGGAATTGGTCTTCATCGTCGCGGGTCAGCAGCCGGACAAGAATATTTGTATCAACCCCTGTCACCGGCACTCTCCATTGCGCCTTTTTTTATGGCCTCATCCATCTCTTTCAGGCTTTTTGCCGGTCCGTTATATTTGAGACAGGCGGCCACGTCAGAAAGAGTTGTTGCCGGATATGGATATGGCCGGGTTGGTCGCAGAAGAATGCCTTCAGCAATGTCAATCACTTCCAGCGTCTGACCTGGTTCCAACTGATGGGCGTCTCGCAGCGGTTTAGGGATTATAATCTGACCCTTATTGGAAAGTACGGTTGTTGCCATGGGTGATCTCCAGATATGAATGTTGTAACAATACCTTAGATAGCAATACCTGTTTTGTCAACAAGAGGTTCCCGGTCAAAGCAAATGAAAACATTCACCGAAGATGAGCTCTTGCCTCTCTCTGCCCTGCAGCATCTGCTTTTCTGTCCACGGCAGTGCGCCCTGATTCACATCGAACAGCAGTGGGAGGAAAACCAGTTCACCGCCCAGGGACGACTGATGCATGAACGAGTTGACCAGTCGGGCAGGGAATCACGAAAAGATGTCCGCGTTGAATACGGCATGCCCCTGCGCTCCCTGCGGTTGGGCCTGATCGGCAAGGCCGATGTCGTCGAGTTTCACAGGATGGATTCAGGAGAAGGCTGGCAGCCTTTCCCGGTGGAATTTAAACGTGGTAAGGAGAAAAAAGAAAACTGGGACAAGGTGCAGCTCTGCGCCCAGGCCGTCTGCCTTGAAGAGATGCTTGGGCTTGCGGTTCCGGCAGGCGCGCTTTTCTACGGCAAGAACCGCAGGCGGCAGGACGTTATCTTTACCGGCGAGCTGCGGCGGGAGACGGAAAATACCGCGTTGCAATTGCACGAACTTATCAGCGCGGGCAAAACACCGGCCCCGGTTTATAGCAAAAGATGCGATTCCTGCTCGTTTTATGAACTCTGTCTTCCCAGAATACTGGAAAAGAAGAAAAAGGTCGGCCGGTATCTGGATCAGGCTTGCGAGGTCCAATGAAAAAACATCTGAACACACTTTTTGTCACCACCCAGGGTGCGTATCTGGCCAAGGAAGGCGAAACGGTAGCCGTCAAGGTAGACGGCAAGGTGCGTCTGCAGTTGCCGATTCATACCTTGGGCGGCATCGTCTGTTTCGGGCAGGTATCCTGCAGTCCCTTTCTCATGGGATTCTGCGCCGAAAATGACGTTGCCATAAGCTTTTTGTCCGAACACGGGCGTTTTCTGGCCAGGGTGCAGGGGCCTGTTTCCGGCAATGTCTTGCTGAGGCGCGAACAGTACCGCTGGGCCGATGACCAGCAGAAATCAACGTCTGTCGCCCGATCAGCCGTAATCGGCAAGATAAGCAACAGCCGGACGGTGCTGCAACGCGTCCTGCGCGACCATCCGGGCAAGATCGATGTGCCGGTTCTGCAGGGTGCCATTGACCGGCTCAATTCCATCCTCATGCATGTCCGCGAAGACATCACGCTGGATACCATCCGAGGCTACGAGGGCGAGGCCGCCCAGGTGTATTTTAATGTTTTTGACAATCTGATCACTTCGCAAAAGGAGAATTTCATTTTTCACGAAAGAAGCCGCAGGCCACCGCTGGATCGGGTAAACTGCCTGCTGTCCTTTCTTTACACCATGGTCATGCACGATGTCAGATCCGCCCTGGAGTCCGTCGGCCTTGATCCGGCTGTCGGATTTCTGCACCGCGTCCGCCCCGGCAGGCCAAGCCTTGCCCTGGACATGATGGAGGAATTCCGCTCGTTTCTTGCCGACCGTCTCGCCCTGTCGCTGATCAACCTTTCCCAGGTGAAGGACAAGGGTTTCCGGATCATGGAATCAGGTGCGGTTTTCATGGATGACGAGACACGAAAAACAGTGCTGGTTGCCTATCAGAACCGCAAACAGGATGAGATCATGCATCCTTTTATAAAAGAAAAAATGCCGGTCGGCCTGTTGTTCCATACCCAGGCCCTGCTCCTGGCCCGGCATCTGCGGGGTGATCTTGACGGATACCCTGTATTTCTCTGGAAATAACATATGTTTGTTCTGGTAAGCTACGATGTGTCGACTATGGATAAAGCGGGCCAGCGCAGGTTGCGGCGCGTGGCCAAGGCCTGCAAGAATTTCGGCCAGCGGGTGCAGTTCTCCGTTTTTGAATGCATCGTTGATCCGGCGCAGTGGACGGTTTTCCGGCAGGTGCTGATTGACGAGATTGATCCCGGAACAGACAGCCTGCGCTTTTATTTTCTCGGCTCGAACTGGCAGCACCGGGTGGAGCATGTCGGGGCCAAAAAAGGGATTGATCAGGAGGGGCCGTTGATTGTTTGATACGAGGCGCGAACCCCAAGCTCCCATGAAATGACGGGCAGGTTCGCGCAGTCTGTAACTATCTGAAAAAATGTTGTTTATGGCCGATTTATTTTATCCGGCATGGGTATGTCGGTGGTATTTCTTTCTGATTCGCGGAATTGTGAAAAAAAGAGGAGGTGAAAGAACGGTTTGAAAGGAAACAGTCGCCCCCCGCGCGGGGGCGTGGATTGAAACCCATCGGGGTACCCATCTCTACCCGACCTCGCCGTCGCCCCCCGCGCGGGGGCGTGGATTGAAACGTTTTTTTGCGCACAATATATTGTGTGTGTCAAGGTCGCCCCCCGCGCGGGGGCGTGGATTGAAACATTTTTGCACCCCGCTGTGGCGGGCCTTTCTTGATGTCGCCCCCCGCGCGGGGGCGTGGATTGAAACAGACTATCATCAATGACGACTTGGCTGCATTGACCGGTCGCCCCCCGCGCGGGGGCGTGGATTGAAACATCGACTGCACTTACACAGCCCTGCTCGGTCCAGGTCGCCCCCCGCGCGGGGGCGTGGATTGAAACACTGGTGACGGTGGGCGGCACCGGCACCCAAACGAGTCGCCCCCCGCGCGGGGGCGTGGATTGAAACATAACCGTGGTTGCGGTGCATAGTGTTTTCGTCCGTCGCCCCCCGCGCGGGGGCGTGGATTGAAACAGCAATGTACTTGCTGACGCAACCATCGACGTCTGTCGCCCCCCGCGCGGGGGCGTGGATTGAAACAGGTGGAGGAGATCACCCGCAAGTACGCCGGGATGTCGCCCCCCGCGCGGGGGCGTGGATTGAAACGGTTGGTGACGGTGAAGATGATGTGCCGTTTTAGGTCGCCCCCCGCGCGGGGGCGTGGATTGAAACAGCAATTAACGTCACAAATCCCTTCATTCTTTAAGTCGCCCCCCGCGCGGGGGCGTGGATTGAAACTTTTTAATGAAAGGAAGAGAGAAAAAGACGATCCTGTCGCCCCCCGCGCGGGGGCGTGGATTGAAACACTCTTAATATGCCGGTCATCTCGACTACGGCACGGTCGCCCCCCGCGCGGGGGCGTGGATTGAAACGCTTCCGTATTGCCGTCGGAGTCAGACATCGTTGTCGCCCCCCGCGCGGGGGCGTGGATTGAAACACGGATAAGGAAAAAGCCACCCTGCTCAGGGCGGTGTCGCCCCCCGCGCGGGGGCGTGGATTGAAACCACCGCGTGGACCTATGATGTGACCTGCACTGACGTCGCCCCCCGCGCGGGGGCGTGGATTGAAACCGCCGCCACATCAGGACCGACCGCGATCATGATGTCGCCCCCCGCGCGGGGGCGTGGATTGAAACCCCTACTCCTGACACTGACGCAGCAATCCACAAGATGTCGCCCCCCGCGCGGGGGCGTGGATTGAAACACCAAGGCAATGCTTGAAAATATATACGATTATGTCGCCCCCCGCGCGGGGGCGTGGATTGAAACATTAAGATCGCAACACTCCGCTGCATCAACTGATGTCGCCCCCCGCGCGGGGGCGTGGATTGAAACTCTCACCAAGGATGAAATGTCCCGCCGTAAGGCCGTCGCCCCCCGCGCGGGGGCGTGGATTGAAACTCGTGAGTTTTTGATGCGGCATAGGAACCCTTGTGGTCGCCCCCCGCGCGGGGGCGTGGATTGAAACCATCGTTACCTGATCTGCCGGGATAGCCGACGTAGTCGCCCCCCGCGCGGGGGCGTGGATTGAAACCCCAAAAAGCGCATCCCCGCATACAGAGTGCCGAGTCGCCCCCCGCGCGGGGGCGTGGATTGAAACTTTTCCAAGGCATGGGAGGTGGAAGACCCGTCCGGTCGCCCCCCGCGCGGGGGCGTGGATTGAAACGCATAACGGCCCTGGTTGACGGTATCGGCTGTTGTCGCCCCCCGCGCGGGGGCGTGGATTGAAACGCAAACGCGGATAATTAATTATTAACACATTAACGTCGCCCCCCGCGCGGGGGCGTGGATTGAAACTTGGCCGCCAGCGTCGAATCAGACAATGCCGCCCAGTCGCCCCCCGCGCGGGGGCGTGGATTGAAACGGTCAAGAGCTGGACTCCCGTC is a window encoding:
- a CDS encoding CRISPR-associated protein Cas4, giving the protein MKTFTEDELLPLSALQHLLFCPRQCALIHIEQQWEENQFTAQGRLMHERVDQSGRESRKDVRVEYGMPLRSLRLGLIGKADVVEFHRMDSGEGWQPFPVEFKRGKEKKENWDKVQLCAQAVCLEEMLGLAVPAGALFYGKNRRRQDVIFTGELRRETENTALQLHELISAGKTPAPVYSKRCDSCSFYELCLPRILEKKKKVGRYLDQACEVQ
- a CDS encoding subtype I-C CRISPR-associated endonuclease Cas1, translating into MKKHLNTLFVTTQGAYLAKEGETVAVKVDGKVRLQLPIHTLGGIVCFGQVSCSPFLMGFCAENDVAISFLSEHGRFLARVQGPVSGNVLLRREQYRWADDQQKSTSVARSAVIGKISNSRTVLQRVLRDHPGKIDVPVLQGAIDRLNSILMHVREDITLDTIRGYEGEAAQVYFNVFDNLITSQKENFIFHERSRRPPLDRVNCLLSFLYTMVMHDVRSALESVGLDPAVGFLHRVRPGRPSLALDMMEEFRSFLADRLALSLINLSQVKDKGFRIMESGAVFMDDETRKTVLVAYQNRKQDEIMHPFIKEKMPVGLLFHTQALLLARHLRGDLDGYPVFLWK
- a CDS encoding AbrB family transcriptional regulator → MATTVLSNKGQIIIPKPLRDAHQLEPGQTLEVIDIAEGILLRPTRPYPYPATTLSDVAACLKYNGPAKSLKEMDEAIKKGAMESAGDRG
- a CDS encoding twitching motility protein PilT, translated to MTGVDTNILVRLLTRDDEDQFQKAFALFDKDTVFISDTVILETEWVLRFAYSFKSNEICDAFIKLLSLTNVKTKNPDTLFSALEWTRKGLDFADALHLACCKDCGHFATFDADFIRRSNGLGKCVVKMP
- a CDS encoding CRISPR-associated endonuclease Cas2 yields the protein MFVLVSYDVSTMDKAGQRRLRRVAKACKNFGQRVQFSVFECIVDPAQWTVFRQVLIDEIDPGTDSLRFYFLGSNWQHRVEHVGAKKGIDQEGPLIV
- a CDS encoding addiction module toxin YoeB produces the protein MRSKYREAVFQPEFRDDLRHCVESDRKVALRAFDLIEAIMRDPFTGIGKPEPLKYLAPGVWSRRLIQEHRLVYLVRDDRIDFLQARYHY
- a CDS encoding prevent-host-death protein, with the protein product MLQTTYSNARANFASLCDEVTENREIVVISRRKGGSVAMIAADELESLIETTHLLRSPANAGRLLSALDRALKREGEPSSLEILRQESGIEK